Genomic segment of Yoonia sp. R2331:
TCATCGCTCCCGCTGTCTGGTCTGTTTGTGCAGATGCTCGAACGCCTCGCGGTCTCGACCCGTCCCGCGTCCCCCGATGCGGACGACCTTGAAGGCACAACATGGCTGCCGCAATCGGTGCTTGATGCCTATGGCCGCCTCTCTGATGGCTCCACCCTGCCCGGCGCGGCAGGAGAGGTCGTTGCCTCTGCAACACCGGGCCCCGACCTGCGCCCCGGTATCTATGCATCCGACGATCAACGCCTTGCGATCAACGTGATTGGCGCGCAAACCACCATCGACACCGCCCAATGGCCACCGCGCATTCCCGTCGAAGGCCTCGCCGTGGTGGCAGAAACCCCACTGAAAGGTTGGCTACTGACCGCAGCACTCGCGCTCTTGCTCATTGACATCATCGCCTCGCTTGCGGTGGGTGGCCGGTTACGCGGCCCGCGTGCCGATGTGGCCGTGGCGCTCTTGCTGGCACTGGCCCTCACCGCGCAACCGGCTGAGGCGCAGGACGATTTCGCAATCCAAGCCACCTCCGACGTGGTGCTCGGCCATGTGATCACCGGCAACGCCGATGTCGACCAGACCGCCGCCGCCGGGCTGCTTGGCCTGTCCAACACGCTCTTCCGACGCACTTCCATCGAACCGGCGGCCCCCATTGGCGTTGATATCGAAGCCGATGAACTCGCCTTTTTCCCGTTCCTCTACTGGCCCATCACCGCCGATCAACCGCTGCCCACGCGCGAGGCTTATGCCAAACTCAACCGCTACCTGCGCACCGGCGGCATGATCCTGTTTGATACCCGCGACGCCGACACCGCGCGCTTTGGGTCGTCTTCGCCTGAGGGCCGCAAACTGCAGGCCATCGCCCGCAGCCTCGACATCCCCGCCATTGAACCCATTCCCCAAGACCACGTTCTGACCCGCACCTTCTACCTGCTGCAGGATTTCCCCGGCCGTTACGCCTCCCGCGACGTCTGGGTCGAGGCGGCACCCCCTGACGCCGAACTGGCCGAAGGCATGCCGTTTCGCAACCTCAACGACGGGGTGACACCTGTGGTGATTGGCGGCAATGACTGGGCCAAGGCCTGGGCCGTGGACCAATACGGCGACCGCATGTTCCCCGTTGGCCGCGGCATGGCAGGCGAACGCCAGCGCGAGATTGCGTACCGCTTTGGCGTCAACCTGATCATGCACGTGCTGACCGGCAACTATAAATCCGATCAGGTCCACGTCCCGGACCTGCTGGAAAGGCTCGGCCAATGACCGGCACCGTGGTTCTTGATCCGCTGATCCCGCTGATCGGCCTTTACGTGCTGGCCGCGCTCGCAGCACTTGGTGCGGGGCTCGCCGTCTATCGGCGCCTGTCGGGCTGGTGGCTCCGCGCGCTGGCGGGCATTGCGCTTTTGGCCGCACTGGCCAACCCGTCGCTTCAGCAAGAAGACCGCGAAGCGCTGTCTGACATCGTCATCCTCGTGGTCGACGAAACCGCCAGCCAAAAGGTCGGCAACCGCGTGGACCAGAACGCCACAGCGATCGCCAACGTCGAGGCGGAAATCGCACGCCTCGACAACACCGAACTGCGCATCGTCACGCTGGGGGACGGCGAAGGCGATGCAGGCACCGAACTGATGACAGCTCTTTCGGCAGCGCTGGCCGAAGAACCGCAAGGCCGCATCGCCGGTATCATCCTTTTGACCGACGGGCGCTTGCACGACATTGAACGCGCGCCCGCCCTGCCCGCTCCGCTGCATACGCTGTTGACCGGGCAGCCGGACGACTGGGACCGCCGCCTTGTCGTCACCAATGCCCCCGCCTTTGCGATCCTTGGCGAACAGATCACCCTGTCGCTTGAAATCAACGACCAAGGGGCTGCCCCTGACGCACAATTTGCCCCCCTGACCATCGCCATCGACGGCGGGGAGCCGATGCAATTTGAGGTCCCGGTGGGCGAGAAAATCGACCTGCCGCTGGAACTGCCTCATGGCGGCATGAACGTCATCCAATTCGAAACACCCGCCGTGGATGGCGAATTGACGGACCGCAACAATGCCGCTGTGGTCCAGATCAACGGCGTGCGTGACCGGCTGCGCGTGCTGCTCGTCTCGGGCGAACCCCACGCTGGCGAACGCACATGGCGCAACTTATTGAAGGCCGACAGCTCTGTTGACCTCGTACACTTCACCATCCTGCGCCCGCCCGAAAAGAACGATGGCGTACCGGTGAACGAACTGTCGCTGATCGCCTTTCCCACGCGCGAGCTGTTTTTGGAAAAGATCAATGACTTCGACCTGATCATCTTTGACCGCTACCGCCGCCGCGGGATCCTGCCGAACCCGTACCTTGAAAATATCGTCAACTATGTGGCCGATGGCGGTGCTGTGCTGGTGTCCTCCGGCCCGGAATACGGTGGCGCTGAATCGATTTTCCGCTCGCCTCTTGGCGCGATCCTGCCCGGCCAGCCCAGCGCGCGCGTGTTCGAAGAAGGCTTTGTACCAGAAGTCACCGACCTTGGCGAACGTCACCCGGTGACGACCGGTCTGGCGGCGTTTGCCCCCAACCCTGACCCCGAAAGCGATCTGCCCGGCTGGGGCCGCTGGTTCCGCCTTGTGGATGTGCTGGTGCCTGACACCGCCAACGTGCTGATGTCCGGCCTTGATGACCGCCCGCTTCTTGCACTGGAACGCATCGGCGAGGGGCGCGTGGCGTTGCTCGCCTCTGACCAAAGCTGGCTCTGGGATCGCGGCTTCGAAGGCGGCGGCCCGCAGCTTGAATTGCTGCGCCGTCTGGCCCACTGGATGATGAAAGAACCGGAGTTGGAGGAAGAAGCCCTGACTGCCGAGGCCGCAGGCCAAACCCTGCGCATCATCCGCCGCAGCCTGTCCGAAGACGTCGGTTCTGTCACTGTCACCCACCCAGACGGCACCGAAACCGTGTTAGAGTTGGAAGAGGTCTCACCGGGCCGCTTTGAAACTCTCTGGAACGCGCCAGAGATTGGCCTTTACCGCCTGTCCGAGGGCGAGCGAGAGGCGGTCATGGCCCTGGGCCCCGCCGCCCCGCGCGAGTTGGAACAGACCATCGCCAGCGGTGCCGCGCTGCAAGACCTCGTGGACAGCACCCGTGGTGGCATCCGGCTCGTCTCTGACGGCGACATTGACCTCCGCTCAGTCCGCCCCGGCCGCCCCGCTGCGGGGCGCGGCTGGCTGGGGATCACCCCGCGCGGGGCCTACCAAACCGCCGACATCTCGATCACACCGCTTTTGCCCGCATGGGCGTTCCTGCTGCTGGCCTCGCTGCTGGTGATCGGCGCCTGGCTGCGTGAAGGCCGCCGCTAAGGGGCAGGATTTCCAGAACTCCCCAGATCCACTTTTCTGCGCTATGCTGCCCGCATATTTCAGAATGCCGGGGTTCCAGTATGACCTTTCAGACACTCGACGGGCCGGTCCTTTATATGCTGATGGCCGTGGGGCTGATCTTTGCACTGGCGGGCCTGCGCCTGATCTTCAAGAACAAGGAAGACGAAAACGCAGCCCGGATAGAGCTGTTCGGTCTCAAGTTCCAATCCTCCTCTGCTGGCACCCTTGTCCTGCTAATCGGGGCGGCCTTCCTGTCCACCCCGCTTTTTGCCCCCCGCGCTGATGCCATTGCGCCGCCCGCGCCCGGTACGCCCGCAAATCCGCCCGCCGCCGCAGCCCCCGCTGATCCGCCGTCCGGCGGGGCCACCGCCATTGTCCTGCCCGCCTCTGCCGACGCTGAAGAGGTTGAAAACAACGATGCCATCACCGCCGCGAACCAATTCGCACTCGGTTACGGCGCCAAAGGCAGCTTGGACCGCAACCGCGACGACTTCAGCGACTGGTACGTGATCGACACATCCGGCACCGGGAACACGGACTTTGCCGTCCAGGCCCGGTCATCCGGCAGCTGCCGGGTCTACATCTACGACCAGAACGAAGTCGAGATCGACATGTTTTACTGCGGCAACAATGGCGGCTCGGCTGTCCATAAGGTATTTTCCAAAGGCAACAGCAAGATATTTCTGCAAATCCTGTTCAACAACGGCTCTGGCAGCGTCAAAACAGATTACGAGGTCTTTGTGCGCCGCGTGGCCGACTAACGGATTACATGCACCGCGCAAGGTGCGTGACGCACGACCCGTGCTGCCGTTGATCCCAAAAAATAGTCTTCCAAGCCGGGTTTGTGCGACGCGATGATGATGCTGTCGCTTGCCTGCGCAGTGGCATAATCGACGATCGCGCGGCCCGCATGGCCTGCCTTCACCACCCCTTGCGCATTTGGCAACCCTGCGGCGGCCTCTTCCACTGCGCCCTTTGCGGCCTCCTTTTGCGCCTCCAATGTCCCTGCGGGCAGCTCTGCTGCCGCAAAGGCCGGTATCGCCTCTAACACGTTCAGCACAGTGAACCGCGCGTCTTTGTCGGCAACGGCTCGGGCCACTTCAAAGGATGTCGAAAGTGGATGATCTTGGTCAAAAAGAACGGGAACCAGAATGTTCTTGTACATGGTGTCCTCCTGCTTTTGGTAAGTCACCTTACCACAGAGGACACGCCCTAACCTTGCGCTGCATCAATGTCGGATCACTCGACCTTGACGGCAAAGACATCCGGATGCCAGCCGTCCACGTTGTCCCGCGTGCGCACATAGACCTCGGTGATGCCATCTGGAATGACCACACCGCTGGTGGACCGGGTAAAGGGCTGTTCATTCACATGCGGATGCGCCAGCGGGCGCTCGCCCAACACATTGCCGTCGGCATCCTCGATCCGCCAACCATCGGCATAGTGGTCCCAACCCGTGTCAGCGTGCAGCAGGGTCACATCGAACCGCCAGCTGTCGCCGGACTGCGTCATGCGCACTTGGGTTACCTCGGCGGGATCTGCCAGCGCTGTGCCGGCACACAGGATCAGAGGAACAAGAAATCTCATTCGGTGGACCCTAACAGGATCGTGCGCGGCTGCGATGCAAATTCCCGTGACCAGACCACCCAACCCACGATCAGCGTGGCCGCAAACAACGCCCATGCCCCGACCAGCCAGACCAACGCGCCCAGCGCGAAATACATCGCCCGCAAACCGCGGTTGAAATTGATCGCAGCACGGATGTTCAGCTCTGCCGCCTGCATCCCCTGCGGCATGGCCTTCGGATCGCTGGGATCATTGGGCACCGAGGCCATAATTACCGCGCAATAGCCAAAGACTCGGTTGGCCCAGACGAACTTCAGAAAAGCATTGGTCAGAAACAGCGCCACCAGCCCCAGTTTCAACTGCCAGATTACCGTTGGTGTCGCCTCTGATGTGACCTCGCTGGCGATACCCGACAGCGGTTCGGTATTGCCCATCAGTGCCAGCACACCACCAATCGCCAGAATGTTGGTCGAGGCGAAGAACGACGTGCCTTGTCGCAAGCTCGCCAAGATCTGGCTGTCAAAAATCCGTACTTCGCGCTGCACCATTTCGCGCATCCATGCGCGCCGCCGATCTGCCATCAACACCGTGACCGAAGGGCGCTTGGCGCTGGGGTGTTCAATCATCCATCCCAGCAGCAACCAGACCGCCACCAACCCGCCTGCAGCGGCCAAATCAAGGGCCGACAGGGCCGACAAACGAGAGGTCATATCCATGCCGTGACCCTACCTTTGGAACCTGCCGCTTGCCATACGTCAAAATTGGTAATATAATTTTACCAATAACTGCAATCGGAGACTCATCCCATGCACATGCCAGACCCCAGCGCCCGTATTATCGGCCTGAAATCGCAACTGGTTGAACGTTTGTCTGCGGTCCTGCCTGCGGATGCGGTCATTTCGGACCCGGCTGAGACCCGCGCCTATGAATGCGACGGATTGGCCGCCTACAAATGCCCGCCCTTGCTGGCGGTCCTGCCCAGCACCACCCACGAGGTCGCAGATGTGCTGAAGATTTGTCACGAGATGGGCGTGCCGGTAGTGCCGCGCGGCTCTGGCACCTCGCTGGCCGGTGGTGCGATGCCGACTGCCGACAGTGTCATCCTTGGGGTGGCGCGGCTGAATGACGTGCTGGAAACCGATTACGACAACCGCCTGATCCGGGTGCAATCGGGTCGCACAAACCTCTCCGTCACTGGCGCGGTGGAACAGAATGGCTTTTTTTATGCCCCTGATCCGTCCAGCCAGCTGGCCTGTGCCATCGCAGGTAATATTGCAATGAACTCTGGCGGGGCGCATTGCCTGAAATATGGCGTGACCACCAACAATCTGATGGGCGTCACGATGGTCATGATG
This window contains:
- a CDS encoding universal stress protein, producing the protein MYKNILVPVLFDQDHPLSTSFEVARAVADKDARFTVLNVLEAIPAFAAAELPAGTLEAQKEAAKGAVEEAAAGLPNAQGVVKAGHAGRAIVDYATAQASDSIIIASHKPGLEDYFLGSTAARVVRHAPCAVHVIR
- a CDS encoding DUF599 domain-containing protein; translation: MDMTSRLSALSALDLAAAGGLVAVWLLLGWMIEHPSAKRPSVTVLMADRRRAWMREMVQREVRIFDSQILASLRQGTSFFASTNILAIGGVLALMGNTEPLSGIASEVTSEATPTVIWQLKLGLVALFLTNAFLKFVWANRVFGYCAVIMASVPNDPSDPKAMPQGMQAAELNIRAAINFNRGLRAMYFALGALVWLVGAWALFAATLIVGWVVWSREFASQPRTILLGSTE